The following proteins are encoded in a genomic region of Triticum dicoccoides isolate Atlit2015 ecotype Zavitan chromosome 1B, WEW_v2.0, whole genome shotgun sequence:
- the LOC119307218 gene encoding transcription factor MYB36-like, with protein sequence MGRAPCCDKATVKRGPWSPEEDAMLKAYIEERGTGNNWIALPHKIGLKRCGKSCRLRWLNYLRPNIKHGDFTPEEDSTICKLYISIGSRWSIIAAQLPGRTDNDVKNYWNTKLKKRLLGGRRKDRGAGTQQHRQGELDGANNDGEQQPLSASAMERIQLCMQLQEMQNPLSSIGNHNNSLHLWQPSSHHQVAATHSNNSNSNSSRSSSFDVTVAAEQGQSSSLNGQHLGGQQQMETAAAADGLASPSSAGNSNIVTIEAELQELLYSATTTTTDSVVTQQGGVDWWSYDQGKSPVNCWDFTPETSSVLQDYAAVVYDM encoded by the exons ATGGGGAGGGCGCCGTGCTGCGACAAGGCGACGGTGAAGAGGGGGCCATGGTCACCGGAGGAGGATGCGATGCTCAAGGCCTACATTGAGGAGCGTGGCACCGGCAACAACTGGATTGCACTGCCACACAAGATTG GGCTGAAAAGATGCGGCAAGAGCTGCAGGCTGAGGTGGCTCAACTACCTGAGGCCCAACATAAAACACGGGGACTTCACCCCAGAGGAGGACAGCACCATCTGCAAGCTCTACATTAGCATCGGGAGCAG GTGGTCAATCATCGCCGCACAGCTGCCAGGAAGGACCGACAACGACGTCAAGAACTACTGGAACACCAAGCTCAAGAAGCGGCTCCTCGGCGGCCGCCGCAAGGACCGCGGCGCCGGCACGCAGCAGCACCGTCAGGGAGAGCTGGACGGCGCCAACAACGACGGCGAGCAGCAGCCGCTGAGCGCGTCGGCCATGGAGAGGATCCAGCTCTGCATGCAGCTGCAGGAAATGCAGAACCCCCTGAGCAGCATCGGCAACCACAACAACTCCTTGCACCTGTGGCAGCCTAGCAGCCATCATCAGGTGGCCGCCACTCACagtaacaacagcaacagcaacagcagccgCAGCAGCAGCTTCGATGTAACAGTAGCTGCTGAGCAGGGACAGTCCAGCTCTCTGAATGGTCAGCACCTCGGCGGACAGCAGCAGATGGAGACGGCAGCCGCCGCAGACGGCCTGGCCTCCCCGTCGAGCGCGGGCAACTCAAACATCGTCACCATCGAAGCCGAGCTTCAGGAGCTTCTCTACAGTGCGACCACGACGACCACCGACAGCGTCGTCACACAGCAAGGGGGTGTGGACTGGTGGAGCTATGATCAGGGCAAGTCCCCAGTGAATTGCTGGGATTTCACCCCTGAAACCAGCTCGGTTCTCCAGGACTACGCAGCTGTGGTGTATGACATGTGA